Proteins encoded together in one Cyprinus carpio isolate SPL01 chromosome B14, ASM1834038v1, whole genome shotgun sequence window:
- the LOC109101511 gene encoding tetraspanin-7-like: MSPPSARLQTKPVITCLKTFLISYSLIFWFTGVILLAVGVWGKVNLEFDLLLTADKRTNAPYVLIGTGAIIIIFGLFGCFATCRGSPWMLKLYAMFLILVFLAELVAGISGFIFRHEIKAVLQGVYNKAESVYSGKGNEDLDRIQRTLQCCGEKNYISWVNTDYFKKEGIPKSCCNMTAGVNCTSAELKDLNTAASVVYQRGCFSLMTTTLEANLGIIAGISFGIAFFQLIGIFLAFCLSRYITNNQYEMV, encoded by the exons atgTCCCCTCCGTCCGCACGGCTTCAAACCAAGCCCGTGATAACATGTCTGAAGACGTTTCTGATCTCGTACAGTCTGATTTtctgg TTCACAGGAGTGATCTTGTTGGCTGTTGGAGTATGGGGAAAGGTTAATCTGGAGTTTGACCTCCTTCTGACTGCAGACAAGAGAACCAATGCACCATATGTCCTCATTGGGACCGgagccatcatcatcatcttcggGTTGTTCGGTTGCTTTGCTACCTGCCGTGGAAGTCCATGGATGCTGAAGCTG TATGCTATGTTCCTGATCCTTGTGTTCTTAGCTGAACTAGTGGCAGGTATATCCGgctttattttcagacatgag attAAAGCAGTGCTTCAAGGTGTCTATAATAAAGCTGAATCAGTCTACAGTGGTAAGGGCAACGAAGATCTGGACAGAATCCAGAGAACA CTGCAATGCTGTGGAGAGAAGAACTACATCAGCTGGGTTAACACGGATTACTTCAAAAAAGAGGGCATCCCCAAAAGCTGCTGCAACATGACTGCTGGTGTAAACTGCACTTCTGCAGAACTTAAAGATCTTAACACGGCTGCATCAGTGGTATATCAACGG GGCTGTTTCTCCCTGATGACTACAACTTTGGAGGCCAATCTTGGAATTATTGCTGGAATTTCTTTTGGAATTGCGTTCTTCCAG CTCATTGGGATATTCTTGGCATTTTGTCTGTCTCGCTATATCACCAACAACCAATATGAGATGGTGTAG
- the mid1ip1l gene encoding mid1-interacting protein 1-like, whose translation MMQLSSDTQCNKHSLLNVMNRFIAAANNMDETIMVPSFLRDVPLEDQDSQASVSPNNNEPSFPSKQRDMYEHYLLLKSIKNDMEWGLLKREMGGSFLEMAVKHEEPQVNGGAAEEGSDLEGQFHYHLHGLFAVLSKLTVQADHLTNRYKREIGGGSLLR comes from the coding sequence ATGATGCAGCTCAGCAGCGACACACAATGCAACAAGCACTCGTTGCTCAACGTTATGAACCGGTTCATCGCCGCTGCCAACAACATGGATGAGACCATCATGGTGCCAAGCTTCCTGCGGGACGTTCCTCTGGAGGACCAGGACAGCCAAGCCTCTGTTAGTCCCAATAACAACGAGCCCTCTTTCCCCAGCAAACAGAGGGACATGTATGAGCACTACCTGCTGCTAAAGTCCATCAAGAATGACATGGAGTGGGGCCTGCTGAAGAGAGAGATGGGCGGCAGCTTTCTAGAGATGGCAGTGAAGCATGAAGAACCGCAGGTGAACGGAGGAGCTGCAGAGGAAGGCTCTGACCTGGAGGGCCAATTCCACTACCACCTCCATGGACTGTTTGCTGTTCTGTCCAAGCTCACGGTCCAGGCTGACCACCTCACGAATCGTTACAAGAGAGAAATCGGTGGAGGTAGCCTGTTGCGATAG